A single genomic interval of Gossypium raimondii isolate GPD5lz chromosome 11, ASM2569854v1, whole genome shotgun sequence harbors:
- the LOC105802238 gene encoding scarecrow-like protein 32 translates to MLQFTGTPSHFLHQIAPFSIPTMNKNQIHQARPWPGFPTSKGLASFGDANCMEQLLVHCANAIESNDATLAQQILWVLNNIAPPDGDSNQRLTSAFLQALIVRAAKSGSCKMLAAMANAHRNLSVETHTFSVIELANFVDLTPWHRFGFTTANAAILEAVEGYSVIHIVDLSSTYCMQIPTLIDAIANRFEGPPLVKLTVPGVPKDVPPLLDLTYEELGSKLVNFARSRNVMLEFRAVPSTHADGFASLIDQLRLQHSVYAEAGEALVINCHMMLHYIPEETSSPLPNTNSNPYTFQPTLNPSLRTMFLKALRGLNPTIAILVDEDADLTSNNLVCRLRSAFNYLWIPYDTVDTFLPIGSKQRQWYEANICWKVENVIAHEGLQRVERVESKSRWVQRMRNAQFRGVSFGDETVSEVKTMLDEHAAGWGLKKEDDDLVLTWKGHNVVFATAWVPG, encoded by the coding sequence ATGTTGCAATTCACTGGAACCCCATCACATTTCTTGCACCAAATCGCTCCATTTTCGATTCCAACCATGAATAAAAACCAGATTCACCAAGCTCGTCCATGGCCTGGATTCCCTACCTCGAAGGGTTTAGCTAGCTTTGGTGATGCCAATTGCATGGAACAGCTTTTGGTCCATTGTGCAAACGCAATAGAAAGCAATGACGCCACACTTGCGCAGCAAATCCTTTGGGTTCTAAACAACATTGCACCACCAGATGGTGATTCTAACCAGCGTCTGACATCTGCTTTTCTTCAAGCTCTCATTGTCCGAGCAGCCAAAAGTGGAAGCTGCAAAATGCTTGCAGCAATGGCGAACGCTCATCGCAACCTCTCTGTAGAAACCCACACTTTTTCTGTCATCGAGTTGGCTAACTTTGTGGACTTAACCCCATGGCATCGGTTCGGTTTCACCACAGCGAATGCGGCAATACTAGAAGCCGTTGAAGGGTATTCCGTCATTCACATCGTTGATCTAAGCTCGACATATTGCATGCAAATCCCTACATTAATTGATGCCATAGCTAATAGGTTCGAAGGACCGCCACTGGTGAAACTTACAGTTCCTGGTGTTCCGAAAGATGTGCCCCCATTGCTTGATCTAACATATGAAGAGTTAGGCTCCAAGTTGGTTAACTTCGCTAGGTCACGCAATGTAATGCTGGAATTTAGGGCCGTCCCTTCAACTCATGCCGATGGGTTCGCTTCTTTGATCGATCAACTTCGTCTTCAACATTCAGTATATGCAGAAGCTGGTGAGGCTTTAGTGATAAACTGTCACATGATGCTTCACTACATACCAGAAGAAACTTCATCTCCTTTACCCAATACAAACTCAAACCCTTACACTTTCCAACCAACTTTGAACCCATCACTTCGAACAATGTTTCTCAAGGCGCTTAGGGGATTAAACCCAACAATTGCTATCCTAGTAGACGAAGATGCGGATTTGACATCGAATAATTTGGTATGCAGATTAAGATCTGCATTCAATTATCTGTGGATACCATACGATACAGTGGATACGTTCCTTCCAATAGGAAGCAAACAAAGGCAGTGGTATGAAGCTAATATTTGTTGGAAAGTAGAGAATGTTATAGCTCATGAAGGTTTGCAGAGGGTGGAAAGGGTTGAATCAAAGAGCCGATGGGTGCAGCGGATGCGAAACGCTCAGTTTAGAGGGGTTAGCTTTGGGGATGAAACGGTTTCGGAAGTAAAAACAATGCTTGATGAACATGCGGCTGGATGGGGATTaaagaaagaagatgatgatcTTGTTCTTACTTGGAAGGGCCATAATGTTGTATTTGCCACTGCTTGGGTGCCTGGTTGA